The Carnobacterium divergens nucleotide sequence CTAATATTGCTACTAATGAAACTTCTGGGACATCGATTCCTTCACGTAATAAATTGATTCCAATCAATACATCAAATTCACCTAAACGTAAATCACGAATAATCTCAGTTCGTTCCAATGTTTTAATATCACTATGCAGATATTTTACTTTGATTCCTACTTCTTTTAAATAATTTGTTAAATCTTCTGACATTTTTTTAGTTAATGTCGTGATAAATACACGTTCATTTCGTTCACTTCGCTCATTAATCTCACCGATTAAATCATCAATTTGTCCAAGAATTGGACGCACTTCAATCACTGGATCAAGCAATCCAGTTGGACGAATAATTTGTTGAACAACCTCTGGGGTACGTTCCAGTTCGTACGGACCTGGTGTTGCCGAGATGTACATAATTTGATTAACATGTTCTTCAAATTCTTCCAATCTCAATGGACGGTTATCTAACGCACTTGGTAAACGGAAACCATAATCAATCAAACGTTGCTTTCTAGCTTGGTCCCCATTAAACATTCCTCGAATTTGCGACATCGTGATGTGTGACTCATCAATCACAATTAGAAAATCATCTGGGAAGAAGTCAATCAACGTATAAGGTGGCTCACCTTTTTCACGACCATCCATATGTCTAGAGTAATTTTCAATTCCTGAACAATAACCCATTTCCAACATCATTTCAATGTCATACTTTGTTCGTTGCTCTAAGCGTTGAGCCTCTACTAGCAAATCTTGACTTCTTAATTCGACTAAACGTTCTTCTAACTCTGCCTGTATTTTTGCAACGGCCTCTCGTGTTTGATCTTCATTTTTAATAAAATGAGTTGCTGGAAAAACAGGAACGTGCTCAATATCCGCTTTTACTTCTCCCGTTAACACATCTACTTCACGAATCCGTTCAATTTCATCGCCAAAAAATTCAACCCGAATGGCTTCACTATCTCTTGAGGCTAAAAAGATTTCGACTACATCACCCCGCACTCTAAATCTCCCACGTTGAAAGTCGATATCATTTCGTTCAAACTGCATTTCTACTAAACGGCGTAACAATTCGTTGCGGTCCATTTCAGCACCTTGTCTTAGCGAAAGAACATGCTCCTTATAATCAACAGGATTTACTAGTCCGTAAATACAAGAAACTGAAGCCACCACAATAACATCTCGTCGTTCTAATAAAGCGCTCGTTGCTGAGTGACGCAACTTATCAATTTCATCGTTTACACTTGATTCTTTTTCAATGTAAGTGTCGCTTGAAGGTACATACGCCTCTGGTTGATAATAATCATAGTAGCTGACAAAATATTCAACTGCATTGTTGGGGAAAAACTCTTTAAATTCTCCGTATAATTGCCCCGCTAATGTTTTATTATGCGCAATTACCAACGTAGGCTTGTTTACTTCTTGAATCACATTGGATACAGTAAATGTTTTTCCTGTTCCTGTTGCCCCTAGTAATGTCTGCTCTTTTTTTCCAGCATGGATTCCTTCTGTCAACAGTCGAATCGCTTCGGGTTGGTCCCCACTAGGTTGATATTTTGAAACTAATTCAAATGTGTCTTTTGGCATTAAAATGAACCTCCTTTTATCTGTACATGGTTCTATCTGGGGTTAATGTTTATGATTTGTTGAGGCACTAATTGCTTTAATAACAGCATTTCTAAACCCATATTCTTCTAAGGCTACAACGCCTTGAATCGTTGTCCCACCTGGAGAACAAACATCATCTTTAATGGCTCCTGGATGTTTTCCAGTTAACAATGCCATTTTGGCGGTTCCAATCAATGATTGTTCTGCTAATAAATAAGCTTCTTCTCTAGAAAGGCCATTCAATACACCTGCATCCGCTAATGCTTCAATAAAAATAGCAATGAAAGCTGGCGAACAACCCGATAATGTGCTGGCACTATTGATTTTAGATTCCTCTAATACTACCGTTTCTCCAACTGACTGGAACAAACGATTGACTACTTCACATTCAGCTTCTGTTAGATTTTCTCCAAAAGTAATTGCTGTCATTCCTGCTTTGATAGACACTGGTGTATTAGGAATGGCTCTTACAATTTTTTTATCTGCACCTAGAATAGCTTGATATTCTTGCAATTCCATGGATGCTGCTAAACTAATAACTAATGTATTTTCAGAAATGACGTCTTTAATTTCAGTTAAAATAGTTGGCATTACTTTAGGGGTAACGGCTAAAATAACCATATCCGCTTGAGCAACTTCTACATTGGATTCTCCCAATACAAAATGTAATTCTTCTTGTAATGCTTGTGCCGTTCCACTTTTCCCACCACTCACAATAACTTCTTCTGGTGAAATAGTCTTTGTTTCTAATAATCCTTTTAATAGCGCTCCACCCATTTGCCCTGCACCAATCAATCCAATTTTTTTCATAAAAGAACCTTCTTTCATTATCGTTTATCTATTCCTCCATTTTAACACAGAACATTTGTTCCGTAAATAAAGACTGACTATTCTTTTAACATAAAAAAACACCACTCATAAATGAATGGTGTTTCCCAAAAAATAAAGCGCCCATCTTATAAAAGAATGAGCGTTCCAAGTCTAATTATTTAGCTAATTTAGCAGTTAAACGAGATTTGTCACGGTTAGCTTTATTTTTATGAATCAATCCTTTTGTAGCAGCCATGTCTACAGATTTGATTGCTTCGTTGTATAATGTTGTTACGTTTTCAGAACCAGCTTCTACAGCTTGTTCGAATTTTTTAATTGCAGTACGCATTGCGCTTTTTTGAGCACTATTTTGTACAGCTGATTTTTCGCTTGTACGTACACGCTTGATTGCAGATTCGATATTTGGCATTTGATTCACCCCACTTTCAATTATTTATAACTAAAATAGCTTTTATTTCAGTTATCTCCAACATGAACTATTATACATAATGCAGAGCGTCATTGCAATATAAAGTGTAAAGTTTTTTTACTTGATAGCTATAAAATTTGAACTAGTTTACGTTACTTATTAAAATTACCGTCTGATGATTCTATTTTAATGCCGAAAACTGTAAGACAAATAGCTCAAATTGCATTTCTTTATCGCCTTTTCCTGTCTTTAAACGATACTCCGTTTCAATCAACCCATGAAACGCATCCTTCAATCCTTTTTCTTCAAATTTTCTAGCTTGTTGTATCGCCAATTTTACTCGGTAGGGGTGGACTTTTAATGCACTCGCAATATCTCCTTGCTGATAGCCTTTTTTTTCTAAAATTTTAACTTGAACTAACAACCGAAATTGGGTCATTAAAATGGCGTTGATTTTGATTGGATCTTCTTTTTGCAATAACAAATCTTGGTATAAGCTTAATGCATCTGAAACTTTCTTATTTAGCACGTATTCAACTAACGCAAAAATATTTTGTTCCAATGATTTTGGTACCAAATCGTTTACTGCTTGTTTCGTAATGGTTTGACTGTCACCTGCAAATAAAAATAATTTAGGTAATTCCCCCATTGCCAAGGAAAGTTTGGCATCTGTCAATTGAATAAATAATTCAAAGGCTTCAGGGCTAATTTGGAAGCCTTCATTAGCAATCGTATCTTTTAAAAAAGCACGCGTTTCTTTTTCAGAAAGTGCTTTTACATCAATCGTTGTTGCGACTTTTTTTACAAGTTTTGTTATTTTTTTTCGTTCATCTAATTTTTCATAGGGAGCAAAAAAAGCAAGAACAGTAAATTCAGGTGGATTTTTCAAATAATTTTCCAACCATACTAAATCATGTTCTAATTTTTGTTTGTTTTTTTCAGCTGTTAAAAAAGTTGGTCTATCAATCATGACCAAACGTTTTTCGCCAAAAAACGGAACGGATTCTGCATCGTCTAATGCTACGCCGACTAAAACTTCCTCCATGTCGTAATTCCCGAAATTCAAATCCATTTCATCTGGTTTTAATACTGCATCAATAAGTGTTTGTTTAGCAGAATCAGCTAAATAAGATTCTGTTCCTAAAAACAAATACACTGGAGCTAATTTGCCTTGTTTTAATTTTGCAATTTCACTTGCATAATTCACGCCTATCCACCACTTTCTTATCCTACACTTATGTTACAAATCCTCTCTATCAATTGCAAGCTAAATTTTATTTATTTTAAAATCGTTTCGAATACATTCGCTCCAACGGTCTTGCCTTTCTTGTTAAATTGATAGTGAATTGCTCCGCTTTTATCAGTTCGGTAAATGTTGACTTTATATTTTTCAAGTCGCTGTAACACTTCTGGTCTAGGGTGTTTAAATCGATTGTTTAGGCCACAAGAAATTAACCCGTATTGCGGGTTTAATTGGTGTAAAAAAGGGTCATGACTTGATGTATTGCTTCCATGATGCCCGATTTTTAATACATCAACTTTTAAAGATGGGTACATCGCAATTAACTGCTCTTCCCCTTCTTTTTCCAAATCTCCTGTAAAAAGCCAGTGAAATTCTCCAATTTTCCCATATGCTACAATGGAATCATTATTTTCGCCAATCCCTTTTTCAAATGGATACACTACTTTTAAATAAGTAGTTTTGGTTTGAAACAAGACATCCCCCTTTAAAGCTTCTGTCACTTTAACCTCTTTTTTTACCAACTGATGGACTATTTCTTTAAACGCTTTTTTTGCAGTTCCGCCCTTTGGAAAAACAAGCTCTTTTATTTTAATTTCTTTCGATAAATCTATTAAAGCCCCCATATGATCCATGTCACTATGAGTGATAATTACTTTTTCTAAGCTTGAAACTCCTTCTGCTTTTAAGGTAGGAATCACTATTTTTTCAGCTATTTTCTGATTGGAATCTTTTTTTTGTTTCCATTTTTCTTGTTTAAAATGAACAGCACCACCAGTATCAATTAAATAGTTTCCTTTATTAAAAGGGTGCTTAATTAGCAAGGAGTCCCCTTGCCCCACATCGATGATTACTACTTTACCATAGGGTTGCAAGAACGGTTGTAGGCTTAGTAAAAGGAAACTACTTAACACTAAAAGACTTGTGGTCAATGTCCATTTTCGACTTTCCCAAGCTAAGAAAAACACTACTAAGCTACTAAACGTAATTAAAATCAAATAAAAAGAAGGAACACCTGTCACAATTAAATAAAAAGAACGAAAGCTAACTTCATCAATTAGTCTTTCAAATGTCACTAAAAAAAATTGAACTATACTAATAAACCCCGTGTAAAGTAACGTACGCCCTATCAAAAATAAACCAACTAATAAAACAACTAAAAGAGGAATTAACCCATGTACTACTAGTGGAACCAACATGATATTCGCAAAGATACTGAACCAGGAAAACTCATTAAAGTGACAAACTAAGACAGGAACTGAAACCAGCATCGCAACCAAAGAAATCCAAATGGATTCAATAATAGGTGTCTGTTTCTTCTTAAGTGGATTTTGATTTAATAAAATCATCACAAAACTAAGCAAATAACTTAATTGAAAGCCTAACGTCATTACGGAATTAGGATTAAGCCAAATTGCAAAAAGCACAACAATACTCCACGAATCTAAAGATGACCATTTTAATCTTAATTTTTTAGCAATCAACGAGATAAGAAGCATCAAAATTGCTCTAAAAACACTTACCGTCCATCCTGCAAAATAGCCATAAATTGGAATAAATGCAATCAAACAATATCCTGTTGTCTCCAACGTAAAACCAAGTCTCACTAAAAAATAGTTCACTCGACTCAATAAAAATTGCAAATGGACACCTGAGATGCTTAACAAGTGCACGACACCTAATGCTTTTAAATTCTTCACTACATCCTCTGATAATTCAGTCCTCTCAGAAAATAACAACGCTTTTAAATAACTCGCTACCTTTGTAGGTAGCCTTTGATCTATAAAACGAAATAACTTTTTTCGATAGCTAATCGTTCCAATGTTCTTTTGTTGCAAGCGACTCTCTTTTTGGGCGCTTATTCGCAAAATCCAATGACACTTTTCTTGAGCTAGATAGCGACGATAGTTAAATTGTCCAAGATTTCGATTGTTTTCAGGGACAATCAATTCTCCGTCAACCACGAGCCTTAATTTAGACACAATTCCCAGCCAATAACGTTGTTCTGCTTCATTTTTCAAACGATAAAACGCCATTACTTTTTCTGTTTTCTTCGTTTGATCACAAGCTAATTCCCCATAGAATTGGACTTGATCCCCATTGATTCGAATAGTATCTGGTAATACAGTTAATTGCGCATGCTTTTCTCCCCCAGAAAGGAATGTCTGATTCGCACCTTCATATAAATAAAAAAACGCGATTGTTAACACTCCTATCATGCAAGATGTTAAAAAAAGCGTATTTTTTTTTAAGAAATACAGACGTATTAAAAAAATTAAACTTAGTACTAGACTAAGCCAATTGAACTTCGTCACTAAAACAACTTCGATTAATAACGAGAAAATAGCAATAAAACACAGATATCCCCTCATCAATACCTAACTTAATGAAGTCTTTCTGTTGAAGAATTTGAATCTGTTTCACCAAAATGGAGTTGAGAAAAATAAGATTTATCTAATGTCACTTTTTGACACTGTACCTGAGCTTTTTCAATTAAATTTAAAGCATAAGGATCATTATGGTAATCTTCTAAATAGTGGATTTTTTTAATTCCTGCTTGTAAAATCATTTTAGTACATGGTAGGCACGGAAAATGGGTTACATAGATTTCTGCATTTTCAGTTGCAACACCAAATTTGGCACACTGTAAAATGGCATTCATTTCAGCATGAATGGTTCTGACGCAATGTCCATCAATCACATAGCAGCCTTCATCGACACAATGAGCGTCTCCAGTCACTGAACCGTTGTACCCACCTGCAATAATTCGCTTGTCACGCACAATCGTTGCTCCTACTGTTAATCTAGTACAAGTGCTTCTTAAAGATAACAATAAACTTTGTGCCATAAAATATTGGTCCCACGGAATTCTTTCTACCATAGTCTCTCCCCCTAACGCTAATTTCTTTAAGTATACAAAAGCCTGTATAAACTTTCAACGCTTTTATTCATCCACTGTTAGTTGATCTTTTAATGCCTCGTAGGTTTTTTCTCCAATTCCTGAAACTTTTTTTAATTCTTCAATTTGTTGAAATGAGCCATTTTCTTCGCGATACCGAACGATGTCTTCTGCTTTTTTCGCTCCAACACCAGCCAGCGTTTGCAATTCTGTACTACTTGCCGTGTTTAAATTAACTTTTGTTTCATTATTGCCTCCTTCTTCATTCATTTCTCCACTTGATTTAGCAGATTCTTTTAATCGTTGTTCCATCGTTAGTTCTTCACCTTCTTTAGGAACATAAATCATTAATTGATCCGTTAAACGTAAGGCTAAATTCATCTGGGATTGGTCTGCTTCTTCATTAAATCCTCCTGCTAAATTAATGGCATCAATCAAACGCATATCGCTTGTCACTCCGTAAACACCTGGGTTCTTAACTGCTCCTTTTATATCGATTACTGCTTTTTCTGGTGAAGCTAGATTCTTTTTTGCTGGGTCTTCTTTTTTTGATTTAAGTTCTTCTTTACTGACAGCTTCCTCAAGTGATTCTGTCACTCTACTTTCAGAGGATGGTGTAGCAAGTAATAAAACAATTATGGTACAAACAATAAGTACAATCGCTAAACTTGAAATTAAAACCGTTAAAAACACCCGATTTTTTTGCAGCCATTCTTTTACATCGTTCATCTTATTTCTCCCTTCTTCTTCCCCCCTTATCTTTATTATTTGCAAAAACGTTCTTTTTTCTTTTTTTAAGGGTTATCTTTATTCATTTTTTTTAAAATAAAGTATAGTGATAGTATAAAATGTTACGTTACACGGCTATAAAAAAAGAGGAGGAATTAAAATGCGTTTAACAAGAATCATTAAACTGTATTTAGCATTTGGGGTTACGTTACTAATTAATGCTTTAGCAACTATTATTCCAATCAATGGGTTAACTACTGGTGAAATTTCGAATCAATTTACGGTTTATTTTACACCGGCAGGGTATGTATTTAGCATTTGGGGCATTATTTACTTGGCTTTGTTTTTATGGCTTTTAAGTTTTTCACTAAAACGACAAGTTCTCACAACGAACCTTTACTGGGGATTTTTAATGAGTTCTCTTGCCAATAGTTTATGGATTTTATTTTGGCAGTATCGCTTTCCTGGCGTTTCAATTTTAGTTATCCTATTTTTATTCGTTTCATTATTATGGTTGTACCGTAGTCAACTGGAAACAGGGAATTCTTGGATTTACCTTCTTCCAATCTCAATTTATCTTGGTTGGGTCAGCGTTGCAACTTTAGCAAATATCAGTTATTGGTTGGTTGCCGTTGTTGGAATCCATCCCTTCTTCCAAGGAATTGTTGCTTTGATTTTCTTAGTTTTAACAACCGTGATTGGTTTTGGTGCACTTCATTATTTACGAAATTGGGCAATCGTTGGCGTTTATTTATGGGCCTTATACGGAATCTTTATTCACAACCTAGCAATCAATTGGTTTATCGCTATTGTAGCCTTAGGTTTAACAATTCTCTTGGCTGTGGTAACGATTGGTTATGTGATTGAAGCAATAAAAAAACGACCTAAAGAATCTTCAAAAAAAGAAAAAAGAGTCCTTTAGCATAAAAAACCTCGAAAAAATGAGTGCATCATTTTTTCGAGGTTTTTTATTTTTCTAAATACGTAATGGCATCTTGGAACGTTTTAATTGGTACGATTTTCATTTTTGTATTTATTTTCTCAGCTGCGAGTTTAGCTTCTTCATAGTTTGTTTTAATTTCGGGATATTTCTTTTTGATTGCTGGATCAATCTCGTCGTTTGGAGCAAAAAAGATGGTAGCACCTTCTTTACTTGCTGCTACAACTTTTTTATCAATTCCTCCAATACGCCCAACTGTTCCATCAGGTGCAATGGTTCCAGTTCCTGCAATTTCTCTGCCTCTCCGCAAGTCTTGTTGTTTTAATTGGCTATAAATTTCCAAAGTAAACATCATTCCTGCTGAAGGTCCGCCAATTTTATCCGTGTTCACATCGACTGGAATAGCTGTTTTAATCGTCGTATCATCGACTAAACTAATTCCAAGTCCAGCCTTTTTATCAGCTTCCATTTCAATTAAGGGGGCTTTTACTGTTTTTTCAACACCTTGACGCTTAAATTTAACTTGAATCGTTTCGCCAATTTTCTGTTTTTTTACATAATCAATGAATTCTTTAGAACTTTTGAATTTTTGATCATTTAAAGAAACAATTGTATCTCCTGGTTGCAACAACTCTTTAAATTTAGAATTTTTAGTAATGGACATCACATAAACACCGTTGTATTCCGTTTGATAGCTTTCCCCAGCCGTTTTAAAGGCTAGCTCTATCGCGGAATTAACGGAACTTGTCATATAATACTGTTGCAAATTGTTAAATTCTTGGTTCGATTCGACCTCTCCGTATAATTCCGCCTTCGTTACGCCTTCATGAAAAGGCAAGAAGCGCATAAAGTATAAAAGTGGCGTAGCCCGTCTAATAGCAACGGTTGTCAACATAAAACGACCTTTTTCTTTATCCTCTTGATGATTCACCGTCACCATTTTTGATAAACTGACCGCATCTCCTGGCGATTCAATATAATAAGGAATCGGCACTGCTACACCAAGAACAAGAACTACTAAAATTAATGGTAAAACCCAATTAAGTCGCTTCTTTTGTTTCATCTCATTTCCTCCATCAAGCCTTTTAAGGCTTATATTTCAGTTTAATGGCTTGATTAATAGCCGCTGGTACAAGTTCTGAAACGTCCCCACCAAATTTTGCAACTTCTTTGATTAAACTTGAACTCAAAAAACGGTAGCGTTCATCTGCTAGTAAAAAGACTGTCTCAATTTGACTATTTTGTAATTTATTCATTGAGGCTATACTAAATTCATACTCAAAATCAGTCACATTACGCATGCCACGCACCATTGCACTGACTCCTAGTTTCGTAGCCAGATCAATTGTTAAACCACCTACATGCGCAATCACCTCAACATTAGGAATGTGTTTTGTTGCTTCTTTAATCAACGAAATTTTTTCATTTGAATCAAACAGGGATACTTTAGATGTGTTGGTCAGTACAGCTATAATTACTGTATCAAAAAGCTTTGCCGCGCGTTCAATCGTGTCGACATGTCCATTGGTCAATGGATCAAAACTCCCAGGAAATAGGGCCTTATTCGTCATTCTTTTTCACCTGCTTCAATTTCATAAATCATAATTTTTGTAATGCCGTATCTTTCTTGACGAATTAACGTGGCGGTTTGAATTTTATCTGGTAAATCGACTTTTTTTTCTACTTCACAGATAATTAAGCCCTTATCTACAATCAAATGACCTGTAATTAATTTTTCGATTTGATTCACAATTTCTTGTTTTAGATAAGGTGGGTCTAAAAAAACCAAATCAAACGTTTGTTGTTTGGAACGGAGTAAATCAATGGCCCGATTGGCATCGTTACGATAAACCGTGAATTTATGACTTTCTTTCGTCATCTCAATATTTTCTTTAATTGTTTTTAATGCTAAAGGGTCTTTGTCAATCAAAACGGCCGTATCCATCCCTCTTGAAACCGCTTCAATAGAGAGCCCTCCGCTTCCTGCAAATAAATCTAAACAACTTCCACCATCAAAGTAAGGGCCAATAATATTAAATAGCGATTCTTTGATTTTATCGGTTGTCGGTCTGGTATTAGTACCAGGGACTGCTTTTAAACGTCTCCCACCATATTCTCCTGAAATTACACGCATTGATTGTGACTTCCCTTCTTATTTAAACATTCATTTATCAACTTTTTTCTTTACTTGTTTAGTTTAGTTGACTGGAGTTGTTTTTGTCAATATTGTTTTCAGCTAAACCAAAAAGAGGCCACCGAAATGGCCTCCTCTTTTAATCTACTTATCACACGACTTCTAGTGGGTCTTTTAACAACAACTCATTTTTCCCTTCAATCATGTTGATTTCTTCAATTTCTTCTACTTCTTTACGTGTTTTTCGGTGACCAATTCGTTCACTGAAATTCATATTAATCAACGGGCGGTATGACACTTCCACTTTGCGAACAAAGTGCAACCCATTTAACTTTTTCTCAGCAACTTCCACATCGTCACGATCAATGTAAATCACAACATACTTCATTTTTTTTGACACGTAATGAATTAAACCAAAGCGCTTCAAGGTTTTGAGATGGCGGAGGCTATATACCCAAACAATCATTCCTTGTCGTTCATTTAGAGTCAATTCCATTCTTCATCCTCCTATCCACAACCGCAACTTCCCCCACTACTACAACCACTTTTGCCAGTTGTAAAAAACGGATTGCCTGCAGGAACTTTTATTGTATCAGAAACTGCTTTAGCAAGCGTTAGACTAATTTCATCTAATATCGTTTGTAAATCCGTTTCTAGTAAACGATAGCGATACACAGCTTCATCTGTATCCATTTCTCGCTTTAGACGTCGTACTTCACGATTCAATTCTTTGTAATCTGGCGCGTACTTTCCATATGCTTCAATCGCTTCAAAAGCTGATTTTGCTTTATTAAATGCATGTATTTTTTGTTGAGCTATCGTGTCTTCTTTCAGAGTAACTTTTGCTAAACAATAATCGATTCCAATTTTACTTTCCATAATGTTTTTCACTAAAGTCAATGCCTCTGTTTCTACTTCTAGATATTCTTGAGTTACAATCATTAGACTCCTTCTTTCTACATTATTACTTATAGTATAATCGGAAATACAATTCGTTACAAGTCGCTATTCAATAAAAGTAACGCTTCATGTTTCTGGTAGCCCATTCCTATCGAATTAAATTGTTTGCTCATCAATAGCTCTCTTTGACTTTCTATGCTAAATAGCGAACCTATCGCCCAAGTAACATCGGTGGTTTGATTGAAATAGATTGGTTGAAGTTCTTTAACATCGGATTGGTTTTTTGATAAAAATTCTCCGATTTTCTTTTCGGATAACGTATTACTGGTTGTTGCTTCTTCTAAAGGTTTGGTGTATGTTGCAAAAATCTGACTAGCCAACGCATTTAAATCAGGATTCATTTCTAAAATTGGTACTTTATTTCGCCTTCTCAATACATTAATAATTTCAAAGGCTTCTTGTTGGTTGCCTTGATTTACTGCATTCCAATCTAAATTATCTTGACTAACTGAAGGGGTAGGTGTTTTTGACACCACTTCATAAAGATTTAAATACATCAGGATGGATACATCTAAATAACGTATCCCAATGACTTTGTTTGTAAATTGATCCAATATCAAAATAGCAAAAGTACCGTTGTCAAACGCAATCAACGGATGATTGTTCATGTCGCTTTCAGATAACTCTAGCTCGTAAGTATCTTCATTATATTCCACTTCAAAGTTAGGGTAAAGCGTTGCTGTGCTATAGATAGAATCAATCGTCATTCCTATTTTGAAAGGCGCGACATCTAAGTTGGTTCCTAAAGCAAAAATAGTCACAATTTTTCCATCTTTAACGCCTACTTGTAGATAATCTTTATCTTTTTGATTGTAAATCCACCACTGAAAATCGTACGCCGTCTCATCTTTACGAACGGGCTCACCAAATTGTTGCGTAAATAAGTCGATTGATATTCCAATGTAATCTGCCAAGCCATCAACAGGAACCGTTTTTTGAACCATTCCTGTTTTGGTTTTTTTCGCAACTTGTTCGTTCGTTTTTTGTTGATTTTTATTCGTCGGTGTTTGTGTAGCAGAGTTAAAAACAGGTAAAGCATAGACAATTACCATGGCAACAATAAATAGTGGAATTGTTCTTAAAAATGTCTTCATGTGTTTTTAACCCTCATTTCTTTAACCCGTTTCTTCTATTATCCACTTATCTGGCTTTCATTTCAATCAATAAATCACCAGTCTCAATCAAATCACCATTTTGAACGTAAATTTGATCAATCACGCCCTCAAAGTTTGCTTGAATCGTTGTCTCCATTTTCATCGCTTCAGTAATTAAAATAGGTTCTCCACTCTTAACTCGATCCCCTTTTTTAACTAATACATCTAAAACAGAACCAGGCATTGTTGCTCCCACATGTTCCTTGTTAGTTGGCTCCGCTTTTTTACGAAGAATTGCCGTACCGGTTACACTCATATCTTTAACAACAACTTCTCGACCTTGACCATTTAATTCAAAGTAAATAATGCGCATCCCTTCAGAATCCGGTTCACCAATTTGAATCAGTTTTACAATCAGTGTTTTTCCTTTTTCAATTCGAACTTCAACAGATTCTCCTGTCCGCATTCCATGGAAGAATGTTGGCGTATCTAATAACGTCACATCTCCAAACTGATCGTGCATTTTGCAATAATCTAAGAAAACTTGAGGATACATAATATAACTTAGAACATCTTCTTGAGTAGGTTCACTGCTTATTTTTTCAGCTAATTCTTTTTTCACAGCTTCAAAATCAACTGGCGCTGCCAAGGCACCTGGACGTACAGTGATTGGTGTCCGATCTTTAACAATTATTTTTTGCAGCTCTTTTGGAAATCCTCCTGTTGGTTGACCTAAGTCTCCCATAAAGAAGCCAATTACAGAATCAGGGAAATCAATTGTTGAACCTTTTTCATAGACATCTGCTTCACTTAGCTCATTTTGAACCATAAACAAGGCCATATCTCCAACAACTTTTGAAGAAGGTGTTACTTTAACAATATCCCCAAACATTAAGTTAACGGTAGCATACATGGCTTTAACTTCTTCCCAACGCTCGCCTAATCCTACTGCTTTAGCTTGCTGTTGAAGGTTTGAAT carries:
- the holA gene encoding DNA polymerase III subunit delta; this encodes MNYASEIAKLKQGKLAPVYLFLGTESYLADSAKQTLIDAVLKPDEMDLNFGNYDMEEVLVGVALDDAESVPFFGEKRLVMIDRPTFLTAEKNKQKLEHDLVWLENYLKNPPEFTVLAFFAPYEKLDERKKITKLVKKVATTIDVKALSEKETRAFLKDTIANEGFQISPEAFELFIQLTDAKLSLAMGELPKLFLFAGDSQTITKQAVNDLVPKSLEQNIFALVEYVLNKKVSDALSLYQDLLLQKEDPIKINAILMTQFRLLVQVKILEKKGYQQGDIASALKVHPYRVKLAIQQARKFEEKGLKDAFHGLIETEYRLKTGKGDKEMQFELFVLQFSALK
- the rpsT gene encoding 30S ribosomal protein S20; this translates as MPNIESAIKRVRTSEKSAVQNSAQKSAMRTAIKKFEQAVEAGSENVTTLYNEAIKSVDMAATKGLIHKNKANRDKSRLTAKLAK
- the proC gene encoding pyrroline-5-carboxylate reductase; translated protein: MKKIGLIGAGQMGGALLKGLLETKTISPEEVIVSGGKSGTAQALQEELHFVLGESNVEVAQADMVILAVTPKVMPTILTEIKDVISENTLVISLAASMELQEYQAILGADKKIVRAIPNTPVSIKAGMTAITFGENLTEAECEVVNRLFQSVGETVVLEESKINSASTLSGCSPAFIAIFIEALADAGVLNGLSREEAYLLAEQSLIGTAKMALLTGKHPGAIKDDVCSPGGTTIQGVVALEEYGFRNAVIKAISASTNHKH
- the uvrB gene encoding excinuclease ABC subunit UvrB; this translates as MPKDTFELVSKYQPSGDQPEAIRLLTEGIHAGKKEQTLLGATGTGKTFTVSNVIQEVNKPTLVIAHNKTLAGQLYGEFKEFFPNNAVEYFVSYYDYYQPEAYVPSSDTYIEKESSVNDEIDKLRHSATSALLERRDVIVVASVSCIYGLVNPVDYKEHVLSLRQGAEMDRNELLRRLVEMQFERNDIDFQRGRFRVRGDVVEIFLASRDSEAIRVEFFGDEIERIREVDVLTGEVKADIEHVPVFPATHFIKNEDQTREAVAKIQAELEERLVELRSQDLLVEAQRLEQRTKYDIEMMLEMGYCSGIENYSRHMDGREKGEPPYTLIDFFPDDFLIVIDESHITMSQIRGMFNGDQARKQRLIDYGFRLPSALDNRPLRLEEFEEHVNQIMYISATPGPYELERTPEVVQQIIRPTGLLDPVIEVRPILGQIDDLIGEINERSERNERVFITTLTKKMSEDLTNYLKEVGIKVKYLHSDIKTLERTEIIRDLRLGEFDVLIGINLLREGIDVPEVSLVAILDADKEGFLRSERSLVQTIGRAARNSNGKVIMYADNMTESMKGAIGETERRRATQIAYNKEHGIEPQTIIKEIRDLISITKSVDDPEDYDIAASMVDKLTQAERKELITKMEMEMRAAAKELDFEKAANLRDIVLELKAK